Proteins co-encoded in one Nicotiana sylvestris chromosome 7, ASM39365v2, whole genome shotgun sequence genomic window:
- the LOC104237486 gene encoding lipid phosphate phosphatase gamma, translating to MSPHPLKAVTLTHVRYQKGDQLGHFLAWVSLVPVFISLGGFVSHFIFRRELQGIFFAIGLLISQFINEIIKKSFQQARPETCALLEVCDSHGWPSSHSQYMFFFAVYITLLTYRKLGLICRNQLWVVLLLVWPMAILTLYSRVYLGYHTVAQVFAGATLGAVLGGGWFWIVNNVLSGFFPVIEESAFGRFFYVKDTSHLPNVLKFEYENARAARKHVSYKRAD from the exons ATGTCTCCACATCCATTGAAAGCAGTAACATTGACTCACGTTAGATACCAAAAAGGAGATCAATTAGGTCATTTCTTAGCATGGGTTTCATTAGTTCCTGTTTTCATCAGCCTCGGCGGTTTCGTTTCTCATTTCATTTTCCGGCGTGAACTTCAGGGCATTTTCTTCGCTATTGGGCTTTTAATTTCCCAATTCATAAATGAAATTATTAAAAAATCATTCCAACAAGCCCGACCCGAAACTTGTGCTCTTCTTGAAGTTTGTGATTCTCATGGCTGGCCTTCTAGTCATTCTCAGTACATGTTCTTTTTCGCTGTGTATATTACTCTGTTGACTTATAGAAAATTGGGACTTATTTGTAGAAACCAATTATGGGTTGTGCTTCTTTTGGTTTGGCCTATGGCGATTTTGACTCTGTACTCTAGAGTCTATTTGGGTTATCATACGGTCGCACAG GTATTTGCTGGAGCTACTTTAGGAGCAGTGCTTGGTGGGGGTTGGTTTTGGATTGTTAACAATGTGCTCAGTGGTTTTTTCCCTGTTATTGAAGAGAGTGCTTTTGGGAGGTTCTTTTACGTCAAGGACACTTCTCATCTTCCTAATGTGTTGAAATTTGAGTACGAGAATGCACGTGCTGCGAGGAAACACGTGTCCTACAAGCGTGCTGATTGA